In Fimbriimonadia bacterium, one DNA window encodes the following:
- a CDS encoding cytochrome c maturation protein CcmE — translation MKAGPIITILLVAAGIAVAVYSFMQSSSPYVTIAEAKAAAGRKVHVAADLVPDSIVSNLERKELRFVVEDAATGERLPVVYHGFKPENMEAAPRVVVQGAVENGEMRCDKILLKCPSKYEGKVETSGT, via the coding sequence ATGAAAGCGGGTCCGATAATCACGATCTTGCTCGTCGCCGCCGGGATTGCGGTGGCGGTGTATTCGTTTATGCAGAGTTCTTCGCCGTACGTCACCATTGCCGAGGCCAAAGCGGCTGCGGGTCGCAAGGTTCACGTTGCAGCTGACCTCGTGCCGGACAGCATCGTGAGCAACCTCGAGCGTAAGGAACTGCGGTTCGTAGTCGAGGACGCGGCCACGGGTGAGCGGCTTCCCGTCGTGTACCATGGATTCAAGCCGGAGAACATGGAGGCCGCGCCGAGGGTCGTGGTACAGGGGGCTGTCGAAAACGGGGAGATGCGCTGCGACAAGATTCTGTTGAAGTGCCCGTCGAAGTACGAAGGGAAGGTCGAGACATCGGGCACCTAG
- a CDS encoding aspartate 1-decarboxylase, protein MRLLQLLKSKIHHARVTYANPDYIGSIEIDGELMDRVGMIDGELVHVWDVTNGERFTTYAMRGEPGCVGLNGGAAYKVSVGDKLIIVSFIVTDEPVTPKIILVDENNRYVRDLAPFQREG, encoded by the coding sequence ATGCGCCTTCTTCAATTGCTGAAAAGCAAAATCCACCACGCACGCGTAACGTACGCTAACCCCGACTACATCGGCAGCATCGAAATCGATGGCGAACTGATGGACCGCGTCGGGATGATTGACGGCGAGCTGGTGCACGTGTGGGACGTGACGAACGGCGAGCGCTTCACCACCTATGCGATGCGCGGGGAGCCCGGCTGCGTGGGTCTAAATGGGGGCGCGGCGTACAAGGTGTCCGTGGGCGACAAGCTGATCATCGTGAGCTTCATCGTGACGGACGAACCGGTCACGCCCAAGATCATCTTGGTGGACGAAAACAACCGCTACGTCCGCGACCTCGCCCCCTTCCAGCGGGAGGGGTAG
- the ccsA gene encoding cytochrome c biogenesis protein CcsA, with the protein MLIGKLGVGLTLAVFALASLGYVLGEKYLAFARRAFRVACVLLFAVEGYLVYLLLAGRYEFEYVWQFSERNIPWYFKVSGAWAGQEGSFLLWATLTGALGLLVMTRLGKLERPFMIAYSLVLTGLAGIIAFKPPFTYHVDEATGQWLRDASGAIFVPPDGNGLVPALENYWMAIHPPIMFLGFSSLAILFCFAIAAMVRGDRKAWSVKARPWAAFSVATTGLGMCLGGFWAYETLGWGGFWAWDPVENVSLVPFLGAVAALHAIYVLNTTGRMSRASLFLCAFPFLAFLFGTFLTRSGTLAEVSVHSFDGLEHETKRLLIGMVEACTVGFVALFTWSHMARSIRDPMKSARFSRRYAALVAVGMVTLAWALMVPGAFGSYLKWPIGVWAVLMLALLVRAIFIRQPEDPERLPRKSSDPAGARLGRRQGLYAGIAAIVFIALLTLVGTSWPWIKFLLTGKSEALEPSFYESALALPGALMLLLAAIVPFLDWHKGDGGRFLNRFSVPWVAAVALAVTGFFALNIRTLVPLLFATLAFLAITANAYRIAELVKRSRVTLGGFIAHIGMAVLLLGMVVSMAFEREEKVVLEGGTPGKAFGFWVHRGDDRWLPRSSETKRMRELALHFKAGEREFTAHPEYWERWSPGREEPQRMTRPWIKRGVDNDIYVAINPPQRPETEVVSFKPGEQKKIGPLTITRLTPLQADGPTDKPGTRVTTTFRLEHMGQTIEVAPGFVLTENGIEELLAPLGNGEVARVSAVHDVDGPIGFQLVSAEELLPLTVHYKPLTSLVWLGTGIMTLGSLLSVRRRVLDSRALSRKQELLGNGRSSGNGHAPSSIAEKQNPPRTRNVR; encoded by the coding sequence ATGCTGATCGGCAAGTTGGGGGTCGGGCTAACACTCGCAGTTTTCGCCTTGGCTTCGCTGGGGTATGTGCTGGGCGAGAAGTACCTAGCCTTTGCCCGCAGGGCATTCCGCGTCGCCTGCGTCCTGCTCTTCGCCGTCGAAGGCTACCTCGTCTATCTTCTGCTCGCGGGGCGCTACGAGTTCGAGTACGTCTGGCAATTCAGTGAACGGAACATCCCCTGGTACTTCAAGGTGTCCGGAGCCTGGGCGGGGCAGGAGGGCAGCTTCCTGCTCTGGGCAACGCTGACCGGTGCTCTCGGGCTCCTGGTAATGACACGCCTGGGCAAGCTCGAACGACCCTTCATGATTGCCTACAGCTTGGTCCTGACCGGGCTGGCGGGCATCATCGCTTTCAAGCCGCCTTTCACCTATCACGTGGACGAGGCGACCGGCCAGTGGCTGCGAGACGCCTCCGGCGCAATCTTCGTCCCCCCGGACGGCAACGGCTTGGTTCCGGCGCTCGAGAACTATTGGATGGCGATCCATCCACCCATCATGTTCCTCGGCTTCTCTTCGCTGGCCATCCTATTCTGCTTCGCCATTGCCGCCATGGTACGGGGCGACCGGAAGGCTTGGTCCGTGAAGGCACGGCCTTGGGCAGCGTTCTCCGTTGCTACGACGGGTTTGGGCATGTGTCTCGGCGGCTTCTGGGCTTATGAGACACTCGGCTGGGGCGGCTTCTGGGCGTGGGACCCCGTCGAGAACGTGTCGCTGGTGCCCTTCCTGGGGGCAGTGGCTGCACTGCACGCTATCTACGTACTCAACACGACGGGAAGGATGTCGCGGGCCAGCCTGTTCCTATGCGCTTTCCCATTTCTCGCGTTCCTGTTCGGCACGTTTCTCACCCGCAGCGGGACCTTGGCCGAGGTCAGCGTACACTCTTTCGACGGCCTGGAGCACGAGACTAAGCGACTGCTGATCGGCATGGTAGAAGCGTGTACGGTGGGCTTCGTCGCGCTGTTCACCTGGTCGCACATGGCTCGGTCGATCCGCGACCCGATGAAGTCTGCGCGTTTCTCCCGCCGGTATGCGGCGCTGGTTGCTGTCGGGATGGTGACCCTCGCTTGGGCGCTGATGGTGCCTGGAGCTTTCGGCTCCTACCTGAAGTGGCCCATCGGCGTATGGGCCGTGCTGATGCTTGCTCTGCTGGTGCGCGCCATCTTCATTCGCCAGCCCGAGGACCCGGAGCGGCTGCCTCGAAAGTCGTCCGACCCGGCAGGGGCTCGTCTGGGACGCAGGCAAGGGCTGTACGCGGGCATTGCGGCTATCGTTTTCATAGCCCTCTTGACGTTGGTCGGCACGTCCTGGCCTTGGATCAAGTTCCTGCTCACCGGCAAATCCGAGGCGCTGGAGCCGAGTTTCTACGAGTCGGCCCTCGCTCTGCCTGGAGCGCTTATGCTGCTGCTCGCTGCCATCGTGCCGTTCCTGGATTGGCACAAGGGCGACGGGGGCCGCTTCCTGAACCGATTCTCGGTGCCGTGGGTCGCCGCCGTGGCGCTCGCCGTCACGGGGTTCTTTGCCCTGAACATTCGTACGCTGGTGCCGCTGCTCTTCGCCACGCTTGCCTTCCTTGCCATCACCGCGAACGCCTATCGCATTGCCGAGCTCGTCAAGCGAAGCCGCGTTACCCTGGGTGGTTTTATCGCGCACATCGGGATGGCCGTGCTGCTGCTCGGCATGGTGGTGTCCATGGCATTCGAGCGGGAGGAGAAAGTGGTCCTCGAGGGCGGAACCCCGGGCAAAGCTTTCGGGTTCTGGGTGCACCGCGGCGACGACCGCTGGTTGCCCCGCAGCTCCGAGACGAAGCGGATGCGCGAACTCGCTTTGCACTTCAAGGCGGGGGAGCGCGAGTTCACGGCCCATCCCGAATACTGGGAGCGCTGGTCTCCGGGCCGCGAAGAGCCTCAGCGCATGACTCGGCCGTGGATCAAGCGCGGCGTGGATAACGATATCTACGTAGCCATCAACCCGCCACAGCGCCCAGAGACCGAAGTGGTCTCCTTCAAACCGGGAGAGCAAAAGAAGATCGGTCCACTAACCATTACTCGACTCACCCCGTTGCAGGCAGACGGACCGACCGACAAGCCGGGTACTCGGGTAACCACCACATTCCGCTTGGAGCATATGGGGCAAACGATCGAAGTCGCGCCCGGATTCGTATTGACTGAGAACGGAATCGAGGAGCTGCTGGCGCCGCTGGGCAACGGCGAGGTAGCGAGGGTTTCGGCGGTTCATGACGTTGACGGGCCAATCGGCTTCCAGTTGGTCTCCGCAGAGGAGCTTCTGCCCCTAACGGTCCATTACAAGCCGCTAACCAGCCTCGTGTGGCTCGGCACGGGTATCATGACCTTGGGTAGCTTGCTTTCGGTGCGACGCCGGGTACTGGATTCTCGCGCGCTCTCCCGCAAGCAAGAGCTGCTCGGAAACGGTAGGTCGTCTGGAAACGGGCATGCGCCTTCTTCAATTGCTGAAAAGCAAAATCCACCACGCACGCGTAACGTACGCTAA